Proteins found in one Papio anubis isolate 15944 chromosome 13, Panubis1.0, whole genome shotgun sequence genomic segment:
- the LOC101001348 gene encoding 60S ribosomal protein L32, giving the protein MAALRPLVKPKIVKKRTKKFIRHQSDRYVKIKRNWRKPRGIDNRVRRRFKGQILMPNIGYGSNKKTKHMLPSGFRKFLVHNVKELEVLLMCNKSYCAEIAHNVSSKNRKAIVERAAQLAIRVTNPNARLRSEENE; this is encoded by the coding sequence ATGGCCGCCCTCAGACCCCTTGTGAAGCCCAAGATCGtcaaaaaaagaaccaagaagTTCATCCGGCACCAGTCAGACCGATATGTCAAAATTAAGCGTAACTGGCGGAAACCCAGAGGCATTGACAACAGGGTTCGTAGAAGATTCAAGGGCCAGATCTTGATGCCCAACATTGGTTATGGgagcaacaaaaaaacaaagcacatgCTGCCCAGTGGCTTCCGGAAGTTCCTGGTCCACAACGTCAAGGAGCTGGAAGTGCTGCTGATGTGCAACAAATCTTACTGTGCCGAGATTGCTCACAATGTTTCTTCCAAGAACCGCAAAGCCATCGTGGAAAGAGCTGCCCAGCTGGCCATCAGAGTCACCAACCCCAACGCCAGGCTGCGCAGTGAAGAAAATGAGTAG